The window TGAACATCTGTAGAGAGCAGAAGATGGAATTGTAAATCCAAATGTAAGTTGCAGATGGATGATCCAAGTACTGGACTGTATCACACCTGCCATCCGAGCAGAGTATGCAAACACAATGATATCATCAAAAGACCAGCTGTATTCTGGGTGTGGTGGGTGAAAGGCCAGCCTCCTGGAAGCCTCTTTTCTGAGGTCAATCAGGAATGTGGAATGGACCATTGGAACAGCAAAGCAGCCTTTCTTCACCTGTTTCCTCATGGGTAAGTAGGCAGGAGTGCGCTTATAGTAACCCTGCAAGAGAAGGGCTGGTTAACAGCTGATAGGGCTTAACTGTTACgtttgtatacacacacagatacctGGGAGGTCATTCCACACCAGAAGTTTGAATAGGCCGCACGGGATTCAAGCACTGGAGCGATAATGGTCTTATTCTCTTTCATGAGCTTCCAGAGCACATTGGGGTTGGTGAGGAGGTTATCACAATCTGCCAGCTtcacaaaagaaagaagaaaatactGAGCAGAGCATAAAGATTAAAACTGAGATCCAAGTTACTAGTAAAATATCCACAGACTATTTACTTCTAGTCACAAGGGAGAAATTTAAGAAAGAAGACTAGGAGCACAAAATTATTGCAATTCTGGATGAAATTTTCTTGCAAATTATACCCCACTTTAGCTAGACAATGTGGGCTGGGCTGGGATACAAATAGAAATGTGCACTGTGCTTCAGTTCAGGTTCATGAATCTAAATGAAGATACAATTTAACTTAACAAAGCATAAATCATTTTTTAGCTCACTGTGCCCAACTTAAATTACAGTAGCTAGTagactgtttctgtctgtgctaTTACTGACTGACAAAAATAGAGCTAAAGCATTGGCTTAGTGCTTAAAATCGAAACTTTTTTAAACTCTTGTGTCACTGTAAAAAGCAGTTTTATTGACCTACCATAAAGTAGTCTGCCCACATCTCACGAGCCGACTCTAGCGCTACTTGCCGAAGCTTCATAACATGCTCATACCGGGCATCCGGCCACTGCTTCGGACCGTCTTCATCTGCATAACGACTACAGTAGACATGCTGATGTCAGAGGAACAATTCACCTCAAAACTAAAACTCCATATTGAATTGTACATTAAAATTGTTTGGGTTGATTCCAGATATCTGAAACTCACACTACAAACAATcagaaaaatgtttaattttggTGTCAGCTGTCCCTTTAAATAGACACACTGTAGTTGTGACCTGGAGAACTCTAGTAAATCACTGACCTGGGTTGTTCCTTTGGCCTCCACTCCACATAATGATACTGGTTCTGTACTTTTGTGAGCCAGTCTTGCAGAATAGCTGTGGTGTTGTCCTCATTATGATCAGTTGCTACCCTGTCAACACAGAGCACAGTTcatgtaaatgaataaatggaACTTTTCTACATGAGCATGTTAACAATGGTTGAATGTAGCACAAGAAGCAGGCTGGGCTCAAGCTGAGACCAGAACAGAAAGGTAAAACCATGACTCAAATAACAATAGTCCTGTGTTCACTTTGTGTTAACTCATTGTCAACGGCTGTgggaaactaaaaaaaatgttactgaTACCAACAttgcaaaacacacagcaggtgtagTTGAGAGCAGCCTCTCAAAAGAATAGTATGTGAAAGACACATGCTTGATCCAGCTCTGCCTGTCAGGAAAAAGTGCTACAACACATCCAGTCTTCATTTCATGACCAACAGTCTCTTTTGCAAAAACAACATCTGCACCGCAGCCAGCTGGGTTTGTATTTTACTCATGTAGGTGAGAGCCAGGATGGACTTCACACAGATCTGTGAGAACACTGTAGCTTCTTGCTAAGCTGCTTCTTCCCTGCCCGTCCAACCTTCAAGTCCTTAAACTGTGAATTACACAGAACTTTTCCTGTTTATCTTCAGATAGAACAATATTTATGAAAGCCTAGTTTTTAGTGCTTGTACTCTAAACATACATCTGCGCACGTATGTCACTTGTATCTGGTCTAGTGTTGCTGCTATGGAGCAGAAGAGTGGGTCTAATTGCAGACACTACGCTTTTTCTCAGTCTGAGAATTTGGCTCGTTTGCAAACAGCTGCAAAAAAGCTCCAGAGAACTGCACAGAAAATGCAGTGTTTACAACTCGCCACCCCACCACCCACAAGCACAGAGCTGAGTGTGGGCTCTTTAAGCAAGTAGATAAGTGACTCCTTTCACCTCTTCTGGCTTTTACCTAAGCCATGTAGACAGATGTTTACATTGTCCTGAACATAAATGTGCACAACTGATTACATTAATTGAAAGTCAAGTTTATCACAAAATGACAGATATCAGAATTGTGTCAGGAAAACTGGCAACAGAGGCAGAAGTCTGCATAATATGACTAGATTTCCACTTCACCTGCATTTAGAGTGAAGAGTACAGGCAAACTTTCTCATGTCACTTTATAGAGGGTGATCTTGGGCCTGTTAACATGGATCAGGTTTGTGGCGTTATATTATAAAGAGAAATGGGAAGGAAGGGATGGAGGAAGCTCTCtgagcattagcattagcagacAGGCAGCACAGTCTCCACACTCACTCACGTTATTAGGGCTTGCATGTTAAAATCACACAGCTCCCCTCGTGGCCAAATCAGTCCCCTCCTCGTCCCCTCCCCTCCACGTATACAGATCAATGTAACGCTACCTTGATGAGCACAGTGTCCAGATGTGTTTACCTCTGCCCCCCGCCGAGCAGTGGCTACTCACGGTTGCTTTTACAGGGTTTGTGTGGTCTGACCTCGCTGTTGTTGTGCTAGTTCAAAGTGGAACAGTTACTTTACCCGAAAAGTACTCTGCGCAACACAACTTAGCTTTCTTTCCAAAGCCATCTTGGTTACCCCGTTTACTCACTTCGCCCAATTGTCCAATACTTTTTCTCATGAGAGCTACGCTTTGATAAAACAAGACGTTTCTGACCAGCTAACAAGATGCATTAACTTCACTTATTAGCCGCTTCACTGTTAGCAAACCTTGGAAAAACAACTCACCAGAGAGCCATGCGGTCCTTGGGATAGTTGAGGCGCTCAATAGTACCCAGGAAATACGGCAAGGAATGCTCCGAGTTTCTGCAAATGAGGGCGAGAAGGACCCGTGGAGCGAGGAGCGGAGACTCGGGGCTCCAGCGCTCCTCCGCGAAGTATCCCCAAGCAGGACCGCggcaggagaggagcaggagcagcagggcGGCGGGGAGGCCGGAGAGCCCGTACATGGCGACTAATAAATTATACAATTTACCAGTAATATGTGGATAGACGGTGGGTGTGGCTCGCTATGAGCTATAGGAAAGTTGTCTCTTTGCTGTGCGTGGTCATCACCAGTAAGGAAAGTCTGTGGCCAGCAGCAGCGGCTCCTGATGTGACAGCAGTGAGAAGCTGACTTTAAAGGGGTGGATGTGTTGAGGTCTTAAAGGGGATGGGCTTCTAAGTCGGTGAACAAATTATCACCTAACATATAAGTTTTTTAATTGGCACATACATGTAGGTTTTCAGAATCGCAgatgtgtgtctttatttgaTATTTTACAAAGGATGTTTGaagaactacaacagctttccATTTGTGATCCTGTTTTTTAAGACACAGAGATTTAAATAAGTTGTCTGCTAACAAACTCTGAATGCAACATGTCTCCCCAGTTGATTATCAGTATGTGTATTGTATGTTACAAAACTGACAACccttaaaaatacacacaaatgtcCATTAAGTGCTACACAACAAAAGGTTCCTCTCTTTATCCTTTCCCACTGTCTGACCTCTTTAGGAATGTGTTGttctttttcattgtttttaacaCAGTGCTGACCTCCTGCTGACTTAATTGTGCAGCCTGTTTACAGTTTGGCCCCTGAACCTAATCTTTCTACCTGAATAGTTAAGGAAGCTGCTGCAGGCTCATCAACAAGCCAGAACAGCTCGCCACTGGTTGGGAGAACTCGTGCAGCTGGGAATCCTGAAccctctccagcctccagcacttcctgcaaaaaaaaaaatccactgtgTTACAATGCAGCACTGTAACATAACCTACATGTTTGATCAAATACTTTGAACGTTACCTTCAGGACGGGTGCCTTGCTCCCTCCTGTTGACACGAAAGCCACACAGCGTGCAGAGTTCACCACAGGGAAAGTCATAGTTACACGCTGTGGCGGTGGTTTGGGAGAGTCACTGATGGGGGCCACGATCTTCTCAGTTTCCTAAATATGGGGTACACACCCACAGTCTGTCATCTATCATATTTCCAAACAGTACCAATGTGAGATGCGTAACTAAAGACTACACTTTCACACTAACATCCAATTATAAAACGCAACATATGGCAGATTATCTTGCAGATGTGTAAGCAGGGACGACAATAAACAGTTATGTATAAATTAAAAGCCAACAGTGACCCACACATAGTGAAGGGAGAGACTTAGAAAAGTACAGGGGATCAGAGTTTTTCTTTTGGTGGAGCAAATCAGGAAACCACATTCAAGAGTATCACGCATCCCTAAATCCCTAAATCCTGCTTCTGCAATAGCAAATTTATTCTATAAATGAGATGTTGCATGAAACACTGTAGAATGCCCTGCAATTAAATGACATGGGGCATTTATAGAAAAGTCTAAAATAGATCATCCCGCCATAGAAATGTGTTGTAAGAAACATGCAATATTTTAAGCTAGAACTAATCCATAGATGCAACAAAGTGAGTTTCTAGATGCTAAATCATAATCTAACCTTTCAATCCTAACAAGGATGCCTTTGTacatctgtgcacacacaaaggATGGCAGAAAGCGGTGAAGGGACGACCACTTTATTGATAAATACATTTGCTGTTCTATAAAGTTATCTCTCCATCATGGGTAGCAATCTAGGTAGCATCCTTGACTATGAGAACCGGGAAAAGTCAATGAATTGCAGCCTCACCTCCAGAAGAGGATGGCCTGGAAAGAGTGAACAGGTGTGTCCATCAGGCCCCATACCCAACAGTAACAGGTCAAACACAGGAAAGCTGTCCCCTGGAAAGGCCTGTGTGTTTGAAAATAGCAAAGCAATCTAGTCAAAATCATGCAGGTAATTTAAG of the Parambassis ranga chromosome 8, fParRan2.1, whole genome shotgun sequence genome contains:
- the pgls gene encoding 6-phosphogluconolactonase; amino-acid sequence: MAARRVVVFPSSAELGPVLAHLVTSQAEKAISSRGRFTLGLSGGSLVSMLSKELPVLPDLDCSKWVVGFCDERLVSFDDPESTYGLYKNQLFSKVNIPDCGILAINSCLPVNECAEDYTCKLKEAFPGDSFPVFDLLLLGMGPDGHTCSLFPGHPLLEETEKIVAPISDSPKPPPQRVTMTFPVVNSARCVAFVSTGGSKAPVLKEVLEAGEGSGFPAARVLPTSGELFWLVDEPAAASLTIQVERLGSGAKL